The Rhodococcus sp. B50 DNA window ACGGCCGGATCACCGACGTCAACCGGACGCTGACGGACTGGCTCGGATACCCGAGCGACGAGCTGGTGGGCAGGCGGTACTTCTCCGACCTGCTCAGCGTGGGCGGCCGCATCTACCACGAGACCCACTACGCTCCTCTCCTGCTCATGCAGGGGCAGATCAACGGGATCGCTCTCGAACTCGTCCGAGCCGACCGGACCCGGCTGCCCGTCCTGGCCGCGTCCGTCGTGGAGTCCGATGCCGAGGGCAGGCCGGCACTGATCCGCACCATGCTCTTCGACGCCCGCGAGCGCCGGGCCTACGAGTCGGAGCTGCTGCGCGCCCGCCGGGAGGCGGAACTCGAGCGCGAACGGCTCCGCACGGTCAACACCACTCTCCAGGCGACGCTTCTTCCGCCGAACCTGCCCGAGGTACCGGGACTCGAGGTCGACGCGTACTACCACATCGCGTCTGCCGACGAGGTCGGCGGCGACTTCTACGACCTGTTCCCCGCGCGTACCGGCACATGGGGGCTGTTCCTCGGCGACGTGTGCGGAAAGGGCGCCCGCGCAGCAGCGGTGACGTCGATCGTCCGGTACACCTTGCGTGCCGCGGCGGTCTACGAGACGGACCCGTCGGCGGCGCTCAGGACGCTCAACACGACCCTGCTCGACGAACGCAACAGCGACGCGCGAGCACCCTTCTGCACGCTCGCCTTCGGCACGGTCGCGCCCGACCCGGCGTCGGGAAGGAGCGCCATCCGCCTCGCTTCGGGTGGGCATCCGCCGCCGATCCTCGTGCGCGCGGACGGCAGCGTCGGTTATCTGCCCACGGTCGGCGGACAACTGATCGGGATGCTGCCTGCCCCACGGCTCGTCGAGCACGCCTTCGCGTTGTGCCCCGGCGACACGCTGCTGCTGTACACCGACGGCGTGAGCGAGGCACTCGTCTCCGGCGGCACCCGTGAGCGCTTCGGGGAGGAACGGCTGCTCGACCACGTCCGCGCGTCGAAGCCGACAACCGCCGCCGGGGCCGTCGGGGCCGTGCGCGAGGTGCTCGCGACGCTCGGGGAGGGCGTGCAGGACGACGTCGCCCTGCTCGCCC harbors:
- a CDS encoding SpoIIE family protein phosphatase, which gives rise to MTATTDQILDPCLRHSDMLFENAPCGFLTTLPDGRITDVNRTLTDWLGYPSDELVGRRYFSDLLSVGGRIYHETHYAPLLLMQGQINGIALELVRADRTRLPVLAASVVESDAEGRPALIRTMLFDARERRAYESELLRARREAELERERLRTVNTTLQATLLPPNLPEVPGLEVDAYYHIASADEVGGDFYDLFPARTGTWGLFLGDVCGKGARAAAVTSIVRYTLRAAAVYETDPSAALRTLNTTLLDERNSDARAPFCTLAFGTVAPDPASGRSAIRLASGGHPPPILVRADGSVGYLPTVGGQLIGMLPAPRLVEHAFALCPGDTLLLYTDGVSEALVSGGTRERFGEERLLDHVRASKPTTAAGAVGAVREVLATLGEGVQDDVALLALHAPR